The following are encoded together in the Nocardioides thalensis genome:
- a CDS encoding DNA methyltransferase, whose product MQDRPTNVFAEGDNLDVLARLEPGSFDLIYIDPPYNTGSAFAYHDDVRGPRGSGGAGRHAAWVEMMRPRLEAGRRVLAESGAIFVSIDDNEMPYLRLLMDEVYGEANLLAQIVVNLNAKGRQLGRGFATSHEYVLAYARDAARCVLDASSPATVVESDFPLVADDGRRYRRLPLRNTNKKFNPVTAPTLHFAIWGSPETGEVRVDPFDGAVEIKPVFGDGAPAVWRWSRPRIEERPGDLVCRWVEGVTGRRADVYQRDWRDVTHDGRGRRKKLRTIWLAEEIGSTDTAVAEVKALVGKVFESPKPTGLVRRILDTMPADARVLDYFAGSGTTGHAVALANAEDGGRRTCLSVNHAEPVRVGSDADRAGYRTVADVTRARLRAVADVVGGGFAEL is encoded by the coding sequence GTGCAGGACCGGCCGACCAACGTGTTCGCGGAGGGCGACAACCTCGACGTCCTCGCACGCCTGGAGCCCGGTTCGTTCGACCTGATCTACATCGACCCGCCCTACAACACGGGCAGCGCGTTCGCCTACCACGACGACGTGCGCGGCCCGCGGGGCTCGGGTGGCGCGGGCCGGCACGCGGCCTGGGTCGAGATGATGCGGCCGCGGCTCGAGGCGGGGCGGCGAGTGCTCGCGGAGTCCGGCGCGATCTTCGTCAGCATCGACGACAACGAGATGCCCTACCTGCGGCTGCTGATGGACGAGGTGTACGGCGAAGCGAACCTGCTCGCGCAGATCGTCGTGAACCTCAACGCCAAGGGGCGCCAGCTCGGACGCGGGTTCGCGACGTCGCACGAGTACGTGCTGGCCTATGCGCGCGACGCCGCGCGCTGTGTGCTCGACGCGTCGTCGCCGGCGACCGTGGTGGAGTCGGACTTCCCGCTGGTGGCCGACGACGGGCGGCGCTACCGCCGGCTGCCGCTGCGCAACACCAACAAGAAGTTCAACCCGGTGACGGCTCCGACGCTGCACTTCGCGATCTGGGGGTCGCCCGAGACCGGCGAGGTCCGCGTGGACCCGTTCGACGGTGCGGTCGAGATCAAGCCGGTGTTCGGCGACGGTGCGCCGGCCGTCTGGCGATGGTCGCGGCCGCGGATCGAGGAGCGGCCCGGTGACCTGGTCTGCCGGTGGGTCGAGGGAGTCACCGGCCGCCGGGCCGACGTCTACCAGCGGGACTGGCGCGACGTCACCCACGACGGCCGCGGTCGCCGCAAGAAGCTGCGCACCATCTGGCTCGCCGAGGAGATCGGCTCGACCGACACTGCGGTGGCCGAGGTCAAGGCGCTGGTCGGGAAGGTCTTCGAGTCGCCGAAGCCGACCGGGCTGGTACGGCGGATCCTCGACACGATGCCCGCGGACGCGCGGGTGCTCGACTACTTCGCGGGGAGCGGCACCACGGGGCACGCGGTCGCGCTGGCCAATGCGGAGGACGGCGGGCGGCGTACCTGCCTGTCGGTGAACCATGCGGAGCCGGTGCGGGTGGGATCG